The following DNA comes from Enterocloster bolteae.
GCCGGCCGGGTCATAAGGACTGTCCATGACAGGGGAATCATCGCCCTGTTAGACGACCGGTTCCTCCGCCCGGAGTACGTGGCCCTGTTCCCAAGGGAATGGGGGACCTACACCGTGGTCAACCGATACAACGTGGACCAGGCTGTGAGGGCGTTTTGGGACGGGGCGGTATAGCCGGCCTTGGCGGTATCCCTGGGGACCATGGCAGACGGCTGTTTCCTATAACATATCCATGAACTGTCTGGCTGCCTGGGATACGGGAAGACTTTCGTTGTAGGCCACCATCATCTGGCGGGAGGGGAGCTGTTCCTTCAAATCCAGGATGAACAGGTCCTCGTCATTTTTAGGGATACAGAAGTCAGGGACAAAGGCAATTCCCAGGCCAATGCGGGCCAGGTCGATGAGCAGGTCGTTGCTGGACAATTCGATTTCCGGCACCAGGTCCAGCTGGCTTTTCTGGAATACCTGATGAAGGAATTCGCTGGTGGTGCTCTTGCGGTCCAGCATCATAATGGGATACCGCAGCAGCTCCTCCAGGGCCAGTTTAGATCCCTTCAGGGGAAATGCGCTGCGGCTGGCCACGAACACATCATGGAATTCATTGATAACCCTGGTATTCATGCTGCCGGCCAGGGCGGAATTAGGATAGTTTGCAATGATGAAGTCGGCCTGCCCGTTTTCCAGGAACCTTGCACATTCAATGGAGGTCTGGTTAATGACCTTGATATGGATGTTTGGAAATTCCTTGTGGAAGCGGTTCAGATAGGGGACCAGGTAGTAACGGCATATGGTGTCGCTGGCTCCGATACGCAGCTGTCCGCCGTTTAGGGTATGGGCCTCCAGCAGCTGGTTCTCTCCCTTTTTTATGAGATTCATGGCAGGTTCAATATGTTTTAACAGAATCTCCCCTTCCGGGGTGAGCTGTACTTTTTTTGTGCTTCGGATGAACAGGGGCTGGTTAAGCTTTTTCTCCAGGACTTTAATGGACTGGCTTACGGCAGACTGGGAGATAAAGAGCTGCTTGGAAGCCTCGGAAAAGCTCAGCGTCACCGCTACATGGTAAAATACCTTATAAAGTTCATAGTTAATATCCATTATTAAGTCCTCCTTATAAACTAAGCATATCTTATCACGATTGCCGGGACTTTGTAAAGAGGGAAACTTGACTTATGGTCTGCCATGGATTATCCTATTAAGGATTATAAAAGGAACATGAAATTCTGGAGAGTTGAAAGGATAGAAGCATGATGGAACACGATTTTTTTGATATGTATTTGGAAGAGATGAGAAGCATTACACCGCTTGAAAGGGATGAAATGGTTTCTGTCCTTGAGGGAACAGCCAGGGGCGACGCAGGGGCCCGCAGCCGCCTGGTGGAGGGCTGCCTGGGGGAAGTGCTGGAGATGGTGAGGGAATACGGGGACAGCGAGCTTCCCTTATCAGATTTGGTCCAGGAGGCCAATACAGCCCTGATGCTGGCCGCCATAGAGTACGATGGCAGCGAACCCTGGAATGAACTTATGACACGCCGGGTAAAGGAAAGCGTGGAGCTGGCCCTGGAGGAGCAGAGAACGGAGAACCAGATTGAGGAAACCATGGCTGCCAGGGTCAATGTGCTTCAGACCGTGTCCCAGGTGCTGGCAAAGGAGCTTGGCAGGGAGGCGACCCTGGAGGAGCTTTCCGCTAAAATGAAGATGAGTGAGGATGAGGTCAGGGACATCATGAAGCTGGCCCTGGATGCGCTGACCGTCAATGGAGAAGGCCAGGCGGCGGCTTCCGGCCAGGATGAGGAAGAAAGCCCAAATCCTGTGAGAAACGGCTGGAATTTGGAGGAAGGCCTGTAGGACGCAGGATGGCAGGAGGTAAAAACAGATGAAACTCTATATCATACGCCATGGACAGACCGACTGGAATGTACAGGGAAGGATACAGGGAAGGCAGGATATCCCGTTAAACGCAGCCGGCCGCAGCCAGGCTCAGATGCTGGCAAAGGGAATGGAGAAACGGCCTGTGACAGCCATTTACTCCAGCCCCCAGCTGCGGGCCATGGAGACTGCAATGGCCCTTGCCGGGAACCAGGGGGTGGAGGTCATACCCCTGCCGGAGCTGGTGGAGATTGGATACGGCGACTGGGAGGGAAGGACTGCTTCGGATATATTGACAAAGGAACGAAAGCTGTATGAAGAATGGTGGCAGCATCCGGCCACGGTGGCGCCTCCCGGCGGAGAGACACTGAACCAGGTGGATGCCAGGTGCAAAAAAGCCTGGGAGCGGATAAAGGGGGAGATAAAAGGGGACACGGCTGTGGTGGCCCACGGGGGAACGCTGGCCCATTTTATTGTCCATCTTCTGGAGGGCCAGCCGGATGCAGCTGAAATTGTTGTGGGAAATGCCAGCATCACCACCATAGAGTATGACCCGGTTACCGGACAGTGCAGTCTGGAAGGGTTAAATGACTGCAGCCATTTATTGTGAAAACATTGACATAATTTTTAGGGGAACAATGTTCAAAACACTTGCGTTCCATGGGGGAATATATTAAAATGAGAGCAGTTTTGTAAGCGCTTACAATTTAAAAGGAGGTATTTCTATGACAGAGGTAAGAGGTAATGTAATCGTAGGGCAGTCCGGCGGCCCCACCGCGGTGATTAATTCCAGCCTGGCCGGCGTGTTTAAGACAGCCAAGGACAGGGGAGCCAGGAAGGTATACGGCATGCTTCATGGCATACAGGGACTTCTGCAGGAGCGGTATGTGGATCTGGAGGAGCACATCAAGTCTGATCTGGATATTGAGCTTTTGAAGAGAACGCCCTCCGCGTATCTGGGTTCCTGCCGTTTCAAGCTGCCGGAGATATGTGACGACCGGGAGATATATGATAAGATATTCTCCATCCTGGACAAGCTGGAGGTGGAATACTTCTTCTATATCGGCGGCAATGATTCCATGGACACCATCAAGAAGCTTTCTGACTATTCCCTGTTAAACGGCAGTAAGATTCGCTTCATGGGCGTGCCCAAGACCATTGACAATGACCTGGCAGCCACGGACCATACCCCGGGATACGGAAGCGCGGCCAAGTATATCGGCGCTATTACAAAAGAGGTTATCCGGGACGGCCTTGTATATGACCAGCAGAACGTGACCATCCTGGAGATCATGGGCCGGAACGCGGGCTGGCTCACAGGGGCTGCTGCCCTGGCAAAGGGAGAGGACTGCGAGGGGCCGGACATGCTGTTCCTTCCCGAGGTAACCTTTGACGTGGATTCCTTTATGAAGAAGGTGGAGGAGCTCCATAAGAAGAAAGCATCGGTGGTGGTGGCTGTATCCGAGGGCGTGAAGCTGGCAGACGGCCGGTATGTGTGCGAGCTGACAGACGGCATTGAGTTTGTGGACGCGTTCGGACATAAGCAGCTTACCGGCACAGCCCGGTTCCTGGCAGAAAAAGTCAACCGGGAAGTGGGATGCAAGACAAGGGCCATTGAGTTCAATTCCCTTCAGCGCTGCGCCTCCCATATCGTGTCAAGGGTGGATATTACGGAAGCCTTCCAGGTAGGCGGTGCTGCCGTGAAGGAGGCATTTGAGGGCGAGACCGGCAAGATGGTTATTCTCAAGAGGGTGTCCGACGATCCTTACGTCTGTGTAACGGATATATACGATGTACATAAGGTGGCCAACGTGGAGAAAAAGGTTCCCAGAGAGTGGATTAATGAGGCGGGGGATTATGTGACCGAGGAATTTGTGAACTATATCCGTCCATTGATTCAGGCGGAGCTGACGCCCATTATGACGGATGGCCTGCCACGGCATTTGTATTATACGGATGTGGAGAGAAAGTAGGGATTAGAAGTCTGAGCTGAAGGGGAATGGGGGAAGAGTACGTTCA
Coding sequences within:
- a CDS encoding histidine phosphatase family protein — its product is MKLYIIRHGQTDWNVQGRIQGRQDIPLNAAGRSQAQMLAKGMEKRPVTAIYSSPQLRAMETAMALAGNQGVEVIPLPELVEIGYGDWEGRTASDILTKERKLYEEWWQHPATVAPPGGETLNQVDARCKKAWERIKGEIKGDTAVVAHGGTLAHFIVHLLEGQPDAAEIVVGNASITTIEYDPVTGQCSLEGLNDCSHLL
- a CDS encoding LysR family transcriptional regulator, which encodes MDINYELYKVFYHVAVTLSFSEASKQLFISQSAVSQSIKVLEKKLNQPLFIRSTKKVQLTPEGEILLKHIEPAMNLIKKGENQLLEAHTLNGGQLRIGASDTICRYYLVPYLNRFHKEFPNIHIKVINQTSIECARFLENGQADFIIANYPNSALAGSMNTRVINEFHDVFVASRSAFPLKGSKLALEELLRYPIMMLDRKSTTSEFLHQVFQKSQLDLVPEIELSSNDLLIDLARIGLGIAFVPDFCIPKNDEDLFILDLKEQLPSRQMMVAYNESLPVSQAARQFMDML
- a CDS encoding 6-phosphofructokinase; translated protein: MTEVRGNVIVGQSGGPTAVINSSLAGVFKTAKDRGARKVYGMLHGIQGLLQERYVDLEEHIKSDLDIELLKRTPSAYLGSCRFKLPEICDDREIYDKIFSILDKLEVEYFFYIGGNDSMDTIKKLSDYSLLNGSKIRFMGVPKTIDNDLAATDHTPGYGSAAKYIGAITKEVIRDGLVYDQQNVTILEIMGRNAGWLTGAAALAKGEDCEGPDMLFLPEVTFDVDSFMKKVEELHKKKASVVVAVSEGVKLADGRYVCELTDGIEFVDAFGHKQLTGTARFLAEKVNREVGCKTRAIEFNSLQRCASHIVSRVDITEAFQVGGAAVKEAFEGETGKMVILKRVSDDPYVCVTDIYDVHKVANVEKKVPREWINEAGDYVTEEFVNYIRPLIQAELTPIMTDGLPRHLYYTDVERK
- a CDS encoding sigma-70 domain-containing protein, which encodes MEHDFFDMYLEEMRSITPLERDEMVSVLEGTARGDAGARSRLVEGCLGEVLEMVREYGDSELPLSDLVQEANTALMLAAIEYDGSEPWNELMTRRVKESVELALEEQRTENQIEETMAARVNVLQTVSQVLAKELGREATLEELSAKMKMSEDEVRDIMKLALDALTVNGEGQAAASGQDEEESPNPVRNGWNLEEGL